The Lutibacter sp. Hel_I_33_5 genome has a window encoding:
- a CDS encoding cupin domain-containing protein, whose translation MKRFSEKYVITKDIKWEELGGGVSRKFLGYDNQIMMVSVKFEKGALGSPHQHFHTQATYCVSGKFEFEIDGVKQVIEAGDGVYIEPNLLHSAVCLEEGQLIDTFSPVREDFLTGDGPSYFGDKS comes from the coding sequence ATGAAACGATTTAGTGAAAAATACGTCATCACAAAAGATATAAAGTGGGAAGAACTTGGTGGTGGAGTCTCAAGAAAATTTTTAGGATACGATAATCAAATTATGATGGTTAGTGTGAAATTTGAGAAAGGAGCTTTAGGTTCTCCACATCAACATTTTCACACACAAGCTACCTATTGTGTTTCAGGTAAATTCGAATTTGAAATTGATGGAGTGAAGCAAGTTATAGAAGCGGGAGATGGCGTGTATATTGAACCTAACTTATTGCATAGTGCAGTTTGTTTAGAAGAAGGACAATTAATTGATACATTTAGTCCGGTAAGAGAGGATTTCTTAACAGGTGATGGTCCATCTTATTTTGGAGATAAATCTTAA
- a CDS encoding TonB-dependent receptor — protein MKLKFKITLLLVMLVNVCFYAQGSYTIKGTVTAKADNSPLPGVSILIVKTSKGTETDFDGNYAIQVKSGDVLQFQYLGFASQTVIINNQKTLNISLVEDTSSLDEVVVIGYGTQKKSHLTGAISKVVNESLDQIAVARVDDALIGQVSGVNIQATNAEAGAAPTITIRGFGSITANSGPAVVVDGVIVDSSFLGNLDMNDVESFEVLKDAASAAIYGSEGSNGVILITTKTGKDGDTKFSYNTFTGYKSAFGSDDYRKSVADWAAKEFAATGALSETTQYAQKIVEVTGIDRDWQDVFFDGGFITSHSLSASGGNKDTKFNTSLRYLHDEGVVITDDYKLYSAKLKVNSKLTDKLKFGLSATPSYSKRRALPTSIHNPTRQSPWLPIYHTAETLQFINRASYPDVGVGDYFYENHLVELDLDGNGSDSRPRTSGDANPYAQYVEREWFEHQTKLLGSTFLQYEILDGLTAKTSLGVTIEQRKRTRWDGTKHHSAGNSRAQYILNNRFRTRLISDNTLSYNTNIGDHDISILAGVTVQKRKNEVSQITGTGYTNDLLKNLQGATTLVSNGEFNIVQNKIGYFGRINYAFSDKYLVSASFRRDGSSVFGIDSKWGNFPAVSLGWNVTNEDFLSESETLSKLKLRVSYGLTGSENFNVGSVTVNAWPYLAQLTNTNAIINGGVTAGNSPLNIANPLLQWEASEEFNPGIDFGFLNNRITGSLDYYKRTSDKLLLNNPVSYVTGFNNGIVNLGKVANSGIELELRSKNVANENFSWNTSLIASTNKNELLDYGESDGALTQDGFGRNSEWINSVGNPISSFYGYVVDKELADEYWNSPWIPINGKSEDIIVKDLNGDGIITNADKTILGDPYPEITWSLTNDFNIGNFDFSFMIQGSQGAEVKNIGDQYFYTHWTGATTDEQAVVTAGIIPDASFLQPRIHTNDIISSAGYFSLRNVNLGFTLPDDVVSKLGMQSLRLYATGQNLLYITSDDYHGFNPEYIDSNNTPTSYGAQRAGTPLFRTISVGLNVNF, from the coding sequence ATGAAATTAAAATTTAAAATAACATTATTACTAGTAATGTTAGTAAACGTTTGCTTTTATGCACAAGGTAGCTATACCATTAAAGGTACTGTTACAGCTAAAGCAGATAATTCCCCTTTACCAGGAGTATCAATTCTGATCGTAAAAACATCAAAAGGTACTGAAACTGATTTTGATGGTAATTATGCCATTCAAGTAAAAAGTGGAGATGTATTGCAATTTCAATATTTGGGATTTGCAAGTCAAACAGTAATCATTAATAATCAAAAAACGTTGAATATTAGTCTAGTAGAAGATACTAGTTCTTTAGACGAAGTGGTTGTTATTGGTTATGGTACACAAAAAAAATCACACCTTACTGGAGCAATTTCTAAAGTTGTAAACGAAAGTTTAGATCAAATAGCAGTTGCTAGGGTAGACGATGCTTTAATTGGGCAAGTTTCTGGTGTTAATATTCAAGCAACCAATGCAGAAGCGGGTGCTGCACCAACTATTACAATTAGAGGTTTTGGATCTATTACTGCCAATTCTGGACCAGCAGTTGTTGTTGATGGAGTAATAGTAGATTCAAGTTTTCTTGGAAACTTAGATATGAATGATGTTGAGTCTTTTGAAGTATTAAAAGATGCAGCCTCTGCAGCTATTTATGGTAGTGAAGGATCTAATGGTGTTATTTTGATAACAACAAAAACTGGAAAGGATGGAGATACAAAATTCTCATATAACACGTTTACAGGTTATAAGTCAGCTTTTGGAAGTGATGATTATAGAAAAAGTGTAGCAGATTGGGCAGCAAAAGAGTTTGCAGCTACAGGTGCACTTTCAGAAACTACTCAATATGCTCAAAAAATAGTAGAAGTAACGGGTATAGATAGAGATTGGCAAGATGTTTTCTTTGATGGAGGCTTCATTACAAGTCATTCTTTATCAGCAAGTGGAGGTAATAAAGATACAAAGTTTAATACGTCATTAAGATATCTTCATGATGAAGGTGTGGTAATAACAGATGATTACAAGTTGTATTCTGCGAAATTAAAAGTAAATAGTAAATTAACAGATAAATTAAAGTTTGGTTTAAGTGCTACACCTTCATATTCTAAAAGAAGAGCCTTACCTACTTCAATACACAATCCAACAAGACAATCGCCTTGGTTACCTATTTATCATACTGCAGAAACATTGCAATTTATTAATAGAGCTTCTTATCCAGATGTAGGTGTAGGTGATTATTTTTATGAAAACCATTTAGTTGAATTAGATTTAGATGGTAATGGTAGTGATAGTAGACCACGTACTTCTGGTGATGCAAATCCATATGCTCAATATGTTGAAAGAGAGTGGTTTGAGCATCAGACTAAATTATTAGGATCTACATTTTTACAATACGAGATACTAGATGGTCTTACAGCTAAAACATCATTAGGTGTTACTATAGAGCAACGTAAAAGAACAAGATGGGATGGTACAAAACATCATTCTGCTGGAAATAGTAGAGCTCAATATATCTTAAATAATAGATTTAGAACGAGATTAATTTCTGATAATACATTATCATACAATACCAATATTGGTGATCATGATATTAGTATTTTGGCAGGTGTAACTGTACAAAAAAGAAAAAATGAAGTAAGTCAAATTACTGGAACAGGGTATACTAATGACTTATTAAAAAACTTGCAAGGGGCTACAACATTAGTTTCAAATGGAGAGTTTAATATTGTGCAAAACAAAATAGGATATTTTGGTAGAATTAATTACGCATTTTCTGATAAATATTTAGTTTCGGCTTCATTTAGACGTGATGGTAGTTCTGTTTTTGGAATTGATTCTAAATGGGGTAACTTTCCAGCTGTATCATTAGGGTGGAATGTAACGAATGAAGATTTTCTTTCAGAATCTGAAACACTAAGTAAATTAAAATTAAGGGTTAGTTATGGTCTTACTGGATCAGAAAACTTTAATGTAGGTAGTGTTACAGTTAATGCTTGGCCTTATTTGGCACAGTTAACAAATACAAATGCTATTATTAATGGAGGTGTTACTGCTGGTAATTCACCACTAAATATTGCAAATCCTTTATTACAATGGGAAGCATCTGAAGAATTTAATCCAGGTATTGATTTTGGGTTTTTAAATAATAGAATTACTGGATCTTTAGATTATTATAAAAGAACAAGTGATAAGTTATTATTAAACAACCCTGTTTCTTATGTTACAGGTTTTAATAATGGAATTGTAAATTTAGGAAAAGTAGCAAATAGTGGTATTGAACTTGAATTAAGAAGTAAAAATGTTGCCAACGAGAATTTCTCTTGGAATACTTCGTTAATTGCTTCTACAAACAAAAATGAATTACTTGATTATGGTGAGTCTGATGGAGCGTTAACTCAAGATGGATTTGGTAGAAATTCAGAATGGATCAATTCTGTAGGTAATCCTATCTCTTCTTTCTATGGGTATGTAGTAGATAAAGAATTAGCAGATGAATACTGGAACTCTCCTTGGATTCCAATTAACGGTAAATCAGAAGATATTATTGTTAAAGATTTAAATGGAGATGGTATCATCACAAATGCAGATAAAACTATTTTAGGAGATCCCTATCCAGAAATTACTTGGAGTTTAACAAATGATTTCAATATTGGAAACTTTGACTTTTCTTTTATGATTCAAGGAAGTCAAGGAGCAGAAGTAAAAAATATTGGTGACCAATATTTCTATACTCACTGGACTGGTGCAACTACAGATGAACAAGCAGTTGTAACAGCAGGAATTATTCCAGATGCTTCATTTCTTCAACCAAGAATTCATACAAACGATATAATTTCTAGTGCAGGTTATTTTTCATTGAGAAATGTAAATTTAGGATTTACATTACCGGATGATGTTGTATCAAAATTAGGAATGCAAAGTTTAAGATTGTATGCGACGGGTCAGAACTTACTTTACATAACTTCTGATGACTATCATGGTTTTAATCCAGAGTATATTGATAGTAATAATACACCTACATCTTATGGAGCGCAAAGAGCTGGAACGCCTTTGTTTAGAACCATTTCGGTTGGTTTAAACGTTAATTTTTAA
- a CDS encoding RagB/SusD family nutrient uptake outer membrane protein: MKYIKLLIFVITGAMFVSCDTDEFLNPLPDTSIVSENFFQSDDDVLSGIIGVYDAIQGVNENTQSSSVRFNRGVQLEYLLTEHRSDNTRSKTLEGSRADFHRYIVEPENIQSEDYYQSMYEIIFRANNVLKYVDNADAANINKYTAEAKFLRAYAYFNLVRLYGDVPLLTRVASSDEKELLYTRVDVAKVYEQIVSDLKEGVSYLDNSHKSRASKAAAQGILAKVYLSQPSPNYSGAKALCEAIMGSGFSLQSNFSDVFYKELNSEIIFAIEYIAGDPNESQGFSSEFTSFKRQGRQDGLNIVNPNLAVDFIAHGGNRTTASYAAFGDDVNLPVPLDAEIIKFLPFGSNISDRNLPTYGEQPGNAGNDWIILRYSDVLLMHAEAIMQGNPTNDTSAIDSYMKVKVRAGFDAVADRPSALTVDALLLERRVELAFENHRFFDLVRLGVAHQVLGAHATLKGYTSYNVRRLLLPIPSREINLSEGLLTQNPQ; this comes from the coding sequence ATGAAATATATAAAATTATTAATTTTTGTTATAACAGGAGCAATGTTTGTCTCTTGTGATACAGATGAGTTTTTAAACCCATTGCCAGATACTTCTATAGTATCAGAAAACTTTTTTCAATCTGATGATGATGTTTTATCTGGAATTATAGGTGTTTATGATGCTATACAAGGGGTAAATGAGAATACACAGTCAAGTTCTGTGAGATTTAATAGAGGTGTACAATTAGAATACCTTTTAACCGAACATCGTTCTGACAATACAAGAAGTAAAACACTTGAAGGGTCTAGAGCAGATTTTCATAGATATATAGTTGAGCCAGAGAATATTCAATCAGAAGATTATTACCAATCTATGTATGAGATTATTTTTAGAGCAAATAACGTTTTAAAGTATGTTGACAATGCAGATGCTGCGAATATTAATAAATATACGGCCGAAGCTAAGTTTTTAAGAGCCTATGCATATTTTAACTTAGTACGATTATATGGAGATGTACCATTGTTAACTAGAGTAGCAAGTTCAGATGAAAAAGAACTTCTTTATACAAGAGTAGATGTTGCTAAAGTTTATGAGCAAATTGTTTCAGATTTAAAAGAGGGAGTTTCTTATTTAGATAATTCACATAAATCTAGAGCATCTAAAGCTGCAGCTCAAGGAATTTTAGCTAAAGTTTATTTATCACAACCATCTCCTAATTATTCTGGAGCTAAAGCATTATGTGAAGCTATAATGGGTAGTGGTTTTTCTTTACAATCAAACTTTAGTGATGTATTTTACAAAGAATTAAACAGCGAAATTATTTTTGCTATAGAGTATATTGCTGGAGACCCTAATGAAAGTCAAGGATTTTCATCAGAGTTTACATCTTTTAAACGTCAAGGTAGACAAGATGGTCTTAACATAGTTAATCCAAACCTTGCTGTAGACTTTATTGCACATGGAGGAAATAGAACGACAGCATCTTATGCAGCTTTTGGGGATGATGTTAATCTTCCTGTACCATTAGATGCAGAGATAATTAAATTCTTACCTTTTGGATCAAATATTTCAGATAGAAATCTTCCTACTTATGGTGAACAACCTGGAAATGCAGGTAACGATTGGATTATTTTACGATATTCAGATGTATTATTAATGCATGCTGAAGCAATTATGCAAGGAAATCCTACAAATGATACAAGTGCAATAGATTCTTATATGAAGGTAAAAGTAAGAGCAGGATTTGACGCTGTAGCAGATCGTCCTTCAGCTTTAACTGTTGATGCTTTATTATTAGAAAGAAGAGTAGAATTAGCTTTTGAAAATCATCGATTCTTTGATTTAGTAAGGTTAGGTGTAGCACATCAAGTATTAGGTGCACACGCTACATTAAAAGGATATACGAGCTATAATGTCAGAAGATTATTATTACCTATACCTTCAAGAGAAATTAATTTAAGTGAAGGTTTGTTGACTCAAAATCCGCAATAA
- a CDS encoding PKD domain-containing protein has protein sequence MKNQLNIFKKTIKLVLCLSIMVVSVSCEDAFEFDLPEAGSIADTSLPVANFAYIPNAENFRIIEFNNLSAESINYLWDFGGGDTSTDKDPKYTFAAGEGTYPVTLTAIDGNEASTTVTLDVIVVDKFVPIPVTIINGDFNDGQNDWKFSSFTGGTTSPYNSSSDGSFTNYDGSDNGAKTKGAKWTKSTSAGVYLSSNTRFAYQAINVSETTADRTVKYILEYEYAIKTPAEQAGVAAGGNRIISEVLDGHFDDGKDAIASTPLKQFIANEVKGKTGHTTVKQEFTTNASGEVSIVFYAVTDVDVYIDNVKVYAAD, from the coding sequence ATGAAAAATCAATTAAATATTTTCAAAAAAACCATAAAGCTCGTTTTATGCTTATCAATTATGGTAGTATCGGTAAGTTGTGAAGATGCTTTTGAGTTTGATTTACCAGAAGCAGGATCTATAGCTGATACAAGTTTGCCAGTAGCAAACTTTGCATATATACCAAATGCTGAGAATTTCAGGATAATAGAATTTAATAACTTATCAGCAGAATCTATCAATTATCTTTGGGATTTTGGTGGAGGAGATACCTCTACAGATAAAGATCCTAAATATACATTTGCTGCAGGAGAAGGGACATACCCTGTTACATTAACAGCAATTGATGGTAATGAAGCTTCGACTACAGTAACACTCGATGTAATTGTAGTAGATAAGTTTGTTCCAATCCCAGTAACTATAATAAATGGAGATTTTAATGACGGTCAAAATGATTGGAAATTCTCTTCATTTACAGGAGGAACAACGAGTCCTTACAACTCTAGTTCTGACGGTTCTTTTACAAACTATGATGGATCTGATAATGGCGCAAAAACAAAAGGTGCTAAATGGACTAAATCTACTTCAGCTGGTGTCTATTTAAGTTCAAATACTAGATTTGCTTACCAGGCTATTAATGTTTCTGAAACTACAGCAGATAGAACGGTAAAATACATTTTAGAATATGAATATGCTATTAAGACTCCTGCTGAACAGGCTGGTGTTGCCGCAGGTGGTAATAGAATTATTTCTGAAGTATTAGATGGTCATTTTGACGATGGAAAAGATGCAATTGCAAGTACTCCATTGAAACAATTTATAGCCAATGAGGTAAAAGGTAAAACTGGACATACAACAGTTAAACAAGAATTTACTACAAATGCTAGTGGTGAAGTTTCTATAGTGTTTTACGCTGTAACGGATGTTGATGTATATATTGACAATGTTAAAGTATATGCAGCAGATTAA
- a CDS encoding polysaccharide lyase family 7 protein has translation MKRFFKTFCLSLILSIFLFGSASCFSQDNSVTKSEIKVDSKKKKRKKKKKRKKVKLPKIDLSHWKVTLPVQNEKGKPYEIGPPEILNFASNEIAKPYMYIDSLKGAIVFHAMPTNSKTRNTKYTRSELREQMVPGDNNTNWTFKQGGYMKAKIAMEKSTRDSNGKYHRTIIMQIHGRLTNEQRDLIGEDDNNAPPILKIYWDKGKIRVKTKVLKNLNATYQQMLHEDAWGNDRGFNFEQEVGFRKFTLEVKVSDGKMVIILNKNEYKVYENIHIKKWGVFENYFKAGNYFQSRDKGSFSKVKFYQLEVSH, from the coding sequence ATGAAGCGTTTTTTCAAAACATTTTGTTTAAGTTTAATACTATCAATATTTCTATTTGGTAGCGCTAGTTGTTTTTCACAAGACAACAGCGTTACTAAATCGGAAATAAAAGTTGATTCAAAAAAGAAAAAAAGAAAGAAAAAGAAAAAAAGAAAAAAAGTTAAACTTCCAAAAATTGATTTAAGTCATTGGAAAGTTACTTTGCCAGTTCAAAATGAAAAAGGGAAACCGTATGAAATTGGACCTCCAGAAATTTTAAATTTTGCATCAAATGAAATTGCAAAGCCTTATATGTATATAGATTCATTAAAAGGAGCAATTGTATTTCATGCAATGCCAACAAATTCTAAAACTAGAAATACAAAGTACACTAGATCAGAATTAAGAGAGCAAATGGTTCCTGGAGATAATAATACAAATTGGACCTTTAAGCAAGGTGGTTATATGAAAGCTAAAATTGCCATGGAAAAATCGACAAGAGATTCAAATGGTAAATATCATAGAACTATTATTATGCAAATTCATGGTAGGTTAACAAATGAACAAAGAGATTTAATAGGAGAAGATGATAATAATGCACCGCCAATATTGAAAATATATTGGGATAAAGGAAAAATTAGAGTTAAGACTAAAGTGCTAAAAAACTTAAATGCTACTTATCAACAAATGTTACATGAGGATGCTTGGGGAAATGATAGAGGATTTAATTTTGAACAAGAAGTAGGTTTTAGAAAATTTACATTAGAAGTTAAAGTATCAGATGGTAAAATGGTAATCATTTTAAATAAAAATGAATACAAAGTGTATGAGAATATTCATATTAAGAAATGGGGAGTTTTTGAGAATTATTTTAAAGCTGGAAACTATTTTCAATCAAGAGATAAAGGATCTTTTTCAAAAGTGAAATTTTATCAACTAGAAGTATCTCATTAA